Proteins co-encoded in one Vidua macroura isolate BioBank_ID:100142 chromosome 13, ASM2450914v1, whole genome shotgun sequence genomic window:
- the LOC128813916 gene encoding T-cell surface glycoprotein CD1b-3-like isoform X1 encodes MQSPCCYLLSLLLHLFLLSGTWANLEGSFTIRLLQTTTFQNTSFVDMEGLGLLEDIELGSLDKHTWSIRFCQPWVRPALPRADWDTIENLIKIYLQQFNHLINEGAMQRDIPYPFVVQCTAGCVLYPNRTSRAFGYVGYNGQDFLSFDTKNITWTLSQDTELSRYVQSFLQNYTAFSELVEILFNDTCVDDMEVLLHYGRAALERQELPVATVFARTPSLDQLLLVCHVTGFYPRPISVAWLRDGQEVPPGPALSTSTILPNADLTYQLRSVLAVVPHDGHSYVCRVRHHSLGTRSLLIPWGNSEVVLITGLMAGLLAAIAVAAMLVLWVWRQRKHQQMEESESRNSILSKEA; translated from the exons ATGCAGTCCCCTTGCTGCtaccttctctccctcctgctccatctcttcctcctctctgggACATGGGCAAACCTGGAGG GGTCCTTCACTATCCGGCTGCTGCAGACCACCACCTTCCAAAACACCTCATTTgtggacatggaggggctgggcttGCTAGAAGACATCGAACTTGGTTCTCTTGATAAACACACATGGTCCATCCGCttctgccagccctgggtgcGTCCAGCCCTGCCCCGTGCTGACTGGGACACCATTGAAAACCTGATTAAGATCTATTTGCAGCAGTTCAACCATCTGATCAATGAAGGGGCCATGCAAAGGGACATCCCCT ACCCCTTTGTTGTTCAGTGCACGGCAGGCTGCGTGCTGTACCCCAACAGAACCTCCCGGGCCTTTGGCTATGTGGGTTACAATGGTCAGGATTTCCTCAGCTTTGACACAAAGAATATCACCTGGACCCTCTCCCAGGACACCGAGTTGTCACGGTATGTCCAGTCATTTCTCCAGAACTACACTGCCTTCAGTGAGCTGGTGGAAATTCTCTTTAATGATACCTGTGTCGATGACATGGAGGTGCTCCTGCACTATGggagggcagctctggagagacaAG agctgcctgtggcCACGGTCTTCGCCCGCACCCCCAGCCTAGACCAGCTGCTGCTTGTTTGCCATGTCACTGGCTTCTATCCCCGTCCCATCAGCGTGGCTTGGCTGCGGGATGGCCAGGAGGTGCCTCCAGGCCCAGCGCTCAGCACCAGCACCATCCTGCCCAACGCTGACCTCACCTACCAGCTCCGCAGCGTCCTGGCCGTGGTCCCCCATGATGGGCACAGCTATGTCTGCCGTGTGCGCCACCACAGCCTGGGCACCCGCAGCCTTCTCATCCCATGGG GGAACTCAGAAGTGGTGCTGATCACAGGTCTCATGGCCGGGCTGCTTGCTGCCATTGCTGTAGCTGCCATGTTGGTGCTTTGGGTGTGGAGACAAAG AAAGCACCAGCAGATGGAGGAATCAGAGTCCAGAAACTCCATCCTGAGCAAAGAAGCTTAG
- the LOC128814158 gene encoding antigen-presenting glycoprotein CD1d-like translates to MQPPHLLLFLFLPILLPGMWADSEAQPQVIQYLLTSVFANISSAEVSCVALVGDIAILALDPANWSIHFHWPWVSQAAAEDNGEKIMSQYKIALRNMIRFVHDTVQQTKQHYPLVVQFRAGCVLYPNTTSQGFLNVGWDSRDLIAFQVDKQGWEARQPSQVAELVSKSLNRQKSLRILLGYLLSIWICQSNFLTLKRYGKEILERQELPVATIFARTPSLDQLLLVCHVTGFYPRPISVAWLRDGQEVPPGPALSTSTILPNADLTYQLRSVLAVVPHDGHSYVCRVRHHSLGTRSLLIPWENRSTAPTISIIIAVLLLVATAFAGGFWWRKCRPKGSFMWDGREMEGRQQFCHGSLGPRALATGGDSLPPGSRFSFLMLLARAIAVCEGKNSISTGSKQN, encoded by the exons ATGCAGCCCCctcatctcctcctcttcctctttctcccgATCCTGCTCCCTGGGATGTGGGCAGACTCAGAGG CACAGCCACAGGTTATCCAGTACCTCCTGACTAGCGTCTTTGCCAacatcagctctgctgaggtGTCATGTGTGGCACTTGTAGGGGACATAGCCATCTTAGCACTGGATCCGGCCAACTGGAGCATCCACTTCCACTGGCCCTGGgtcagccaggctgcagctgaagaCAATGGGGAAAAGATTATGTCCCAGTACAAAATTGCTCTGCGCAATATGATCCGATTTGTGCATGACACAGTTCAGCAGACAAAACAGCACT ACCCATTGGTGGTTCAGTTCCGTGCAGGCTGTGTGCTGTACCCCAATACAACAAGCCAGGGCTTCCTGAATGTtggctgggacagcagagaCCTCATAGCTTTTCAGGTAGATAAACAGGGCTGGGAGGCCCGGCAGCCATCCCAGGTGGCAGAACTGGTCAGCAAGAGCCTCAACAGGCAGAAGTCTCTCAGAATACTCCTGGGGTACCTTCTCTCTATCTGGATATGCCAGAGCAACTTCCTCACCCTGAAGAGGTATGGGAAGGAAATTCTAGAGAGACAAG agctgcctgtggcCACGATCTTCGCCCGCACCCCCAGCCTAGACCAGCTGCTGCTTGTTTGCCATGTCACTGGCTTCTATCCCCGTCCCATCAGCGTGGCTTGGCTGCGGGATGGCCAGGAGGTGCCTCCAGGCCCAGCGCTCAGCACCAGCACCATCCTGCCCAACGCTGACCTCACCTACCAGCTCCGCAGCGTCCTGGCCGTGGTCCCCCATGATGGGCACAGCTATGTCTGCCGTGTGCGCCACCACAGCCTGGGCACCCGCAGCCTTCTCATCCCATGGG AAAACCGCAGCACAGCTCCAACCATCAGCATCATCATTGCAGTACTGCTTCTTGTGGCCACAGCCTTTGCTGGGGGCTTTTGGTGGAGGAAGTGCAG ACCTAAAGGCAGCTTCATGTGGGATGGCAGAGAGATGGAGGGAAGACAGCAGTTCTGCCATGGAAGTCTGGGACCAAGGGCTCTTGCCACGGGAGGTGACAGTTTGCCACCTGGAAGTCGGTTTTCATTTCTCATGCTGTTGGCAAGAGCAATCGCTGTCTGTGAAGGGAAGAACAGCATTTCAACTGGCAGCAAGCAAAATTGA
- the LOC128813916 gene encoding T-cell surface glycoprotein CD1b-3-like isoform X2, which produces MEGLGLLEDIELGSLDKHTWSIRFCQPWVRPALPRADWDTIENLIKIYLQQFNHLINEGAMQRDIPYPFVVQCTAGCVLYPNRTSRAFGYVGYNGQDFLSFDTKNITWTLSQDTELSRYVQSFLQNYTAFSELVEILFNDTCVDDMEVLLHYGRAALERQELPVATVFARTPSLDQLLLVCHVTGFYPRPISVAWLRDGQEVPPGPALSTSTILPNADLTYQLRSVLAVVPHDGHSYVCRVRHHSLGTRSLLIPWGNSEVVLITGLMAGLLAAIAVAAMLVLWVWRQRKHQQMEESESRNSILSKEA; this is translated from the exons atggaggggctgggcttGCTAGAAGACATCGAACTTGGTTCTCTTGATAAACACACATGGTCCATCCGCttctgccagccctgggtgcGTCCAGCCCTGCCCCGTGCTGACTGGGACACCATTGAAAACCTGATTAAGATCTATTTGCAGCAGTTCAACCATCTGATCAATGAAGGGGCCATGCAAAGGGACATCCCCT ACCCCTTTGTTGTTCAGTGCACGGCAGGCTGCGTGCTGTACCCCAACAGAACCTCCCGGGCCTTTGGCTATGTGGGTTACAATGGTCAGGATTTCCTCAGCTTTGACACAAAGAATATCACCTGGACCCTCTCCCAGGACACCGAGTTGTCACGGTATGTCCAGTCATTTCTCCAGAACTACACTGCCTTCAGTGAGCTGGTGGAAATTCTCTTTAATGATACCTGTGTCGATGACATGGAGGTGCTCCTGCACTATGggagggcagctctggagagacaAG agctgcctgtggcCACGGTCTTCGCCCGCACCCCCAGCCTAGACCAGCTGCTGCTTGTTTGCCATGTCACTGGCTTCTATCCCCGTCCCATCAGCGTGGCTTGGCTGCGGGATGGCCAGGAGGTGCCTCCAGGCCCAGCGCTCAGCACCAGCACCATCCTGCCCAACGCTGACCTCACCTACCAGCTCCGCAGCGTCCTGGCCGTGGTCCCCCATGATGGGCACAGCTATGTCTGCCGTGTGCGCCACCACAGCCTGGGCACCCGCAGCCTTCTCATCCCATGGG GGAACTCAGAAGTGGTGCTGATCACAGGTCTCATGGCCGGGCTGCTTGCTGCCATTGCTGTAGCTGCCATGTTGGTGCTTTGGGTGTGGAGACAAAG AAAGCACCAGCAGATGGAGGAATCAGAGTCCAGAAACTCCATCCTGAGCAAAGAAGCTTAG